A genomic window from Hippocampus zosterae strain Florida chromosome 13, ASM2543408v3, whole genome shotgun sequence includes:
- the tmed1b gene encoding transmembrane emp24 domain-containing protein 1b has product MDFLLVSKTRLLLLAVFGLGLAQVFVFGEESSEFTFLLQAGKSDCFFQRAIQNGTMEVEYQVIGGAGMDVDFTILNPEGAPLVAETRRSDGVHVVEPTVEGDYQVCFDNSFSHFSEKMVFFELYVEGQGGDVGGDEEWAGLEEMDENMLQYKLQDMREYMDSVQKRLERSRQMQTVLRAFEARDRNLLEDNLWRVSFWSCASVLVMLCVALTQVYTVRKLFDDKRRIYT; this is encoded by the exons ATGGATTTTCTGCTTGTGAGCAAAACGCGACTGCTTCTCCTAGCCGTGTTTGGATTGGGTTTGGCGCAGGTGTTCGTTTTCGGGGAGGAGAGCAGCGAGTTCACTTTCCTTTTACAAGCCGGAAAATCCGATTGTTTCTTCCAGCGGGCAATACAGAATGGTACGATGGAGGTCGAGTATCAG gTGATTGGAGGAGCCGGAATGGATGTGGATTTCACCATCCTCAATCCAGAGGGCGCACCATTGGTCGCAGAGACTCGTCGCTCTGATGGAGTTCATGT GGTGGAGCCCACAGTGGAGGGAGACTATCAAGTCTGCTTTGATAACAGCTTCAGCCACTTCTCGGAAAAGATGGTGTTCTTCGAGCTTTATGTAGAGGGGCAAGGAGGAGATGTGGGCGGTGATGAAGAATGGGCTGGTTTAGAGGAGATGGATGAAAACATGTTGCAGTACAAGTTGCAAGATATGAGA GAGTACATGGACTCTGTACAAAAACGTCTTGAACGTAGTCGGCAGATGCAAACGGTATTAAGAGCTTTTGAGGCGCGGGACCGAAATCTTCTAGAAGACAACCTGTGGAGAGTCTCGTTTTGGTCATGTGCCAGTGTACTGGTGATGCTGTGCGTGGCCCTCACCCAG GTCTACACTGTGCGTAAACTGTTTGACGATAAGCGGAGGATCTACACGTAG